The genomic segment TGCCCCACCCCCATGTGGTGGAACTGCCGCTCCTCGACCGGACCAGACCGTCCCGCGACCGGTTCCGGGTCGGCGTACACGCCAAGAGCCTGCGGCCGAACATGGACGTGCTGCCCGTCGTGCGCGTCCTCGCGGACACCGTCGCCGGGCTTCCCGACGCCGAGCTCCAGGTCAACATCCACCGCGAGGTCGCGGACCCGTCCTCCCCGGCCCACGCCCCGCACCTGCTTGGCGAGCTCCGCGACCTCGACGAACGGGGCCGCCTCACGCTCGTCGTGCACGACTACTTCGACGACGAACAGCTCTGGGACTACCTCACCTCGCTCGACCTGTCCGTGCTGCCCTACCGGTTCGGCACGCACTCCGGGTGGCTGGAGGCCTGCCACGACCTGGGGACCGCCGTCGCCGCACCCGACTGCGGCTTCTACGCGCAACAGCGCCCCTGCCACACCTACGGGCACACCCAGGACAACGGCCTGGACGAGGAGTCCCTGCACAAGGCGGTCCTCGCCGCCCACGAGCAGCGACCGGCCCCGCGGGCCGCGGTGCGGCACCGGACACGGGAGCGCGCCGGCATCGCGGCGGCCCACCGAGCCCTCTACACCGACGTCCTCCGATGAGCGGCGTGCGGGTGGCGCTCATCGCGTCCGCGCGGCACCCCATCACCGAGCCGTTCGCGGGCGGCCTCGAAGCGCACACGTGGGGCCTCGCCCATGCGCTGACCCGGCGCGGACACGAGGTCGACCTGTTCGCGGCGCCCGGCTCCGACCCCGCGCTCGGCGCGTGCGAACTCCCCGTACGGCACGTCGTGCTGAGCGCGGCGGCCCGCTCGGACGCCTCCATGCCGAGCACCGCGTGGATAGAGGAGCACCACGCGTATCTGAGCCTGATGCTCGACCTGGCGCGGGACGGCGAACACCGGTTCGACGTCGTCCACAACAACAGCCTCCACTACCTGCCCGTCGCGATGGCCTCGGCCCTGCGGATCCCGGTCATCACCACGCTCCACACGCCCCCGACCCCGTGGCTCGAGTCCGCCATCCAGAGCCACGACGTGTGCCCGGTGGTGTTCACCGCCGTCAGCCAGTACACCGCGTCGGCCTGGCACCCCGTCGTCCCCGCGGCGCGCGTCGTGCGCAACGGCATCGACACGGACTTCTGGCGCTCCGGGCCCGGCGGCAGCGATCTCGTCTGGTCGGGCCGCCTCGTCCCCGAGAAGGGCCCCCACCTGGCGATCCGGGCCGCCCGCGCGGCCGGAGTGCCGCTGAAGCTCGCGGGGCCGGTCTCCGACGAGCGGTACTACGAGGAGGAGGTCGCGCCGCTGCTCGGCGACGGTGCGGAGTACGTCGGCCACCTCGACCGGCACGGGCTCGCCGAACTCCTCGCCCACTCGGCCGCCGCGCTGGTCACCCCCAGCTGGGACGAACCGTACGGGCTCGTCGTGGCCGAGGCGCTGGCGTGCGGCACGCCGGTCTGCGGCTTCGACCGCGGCGCCCTCGCGGAGATCCTCACGCCTGCCTGCGGGTTGCTCGCGCCGCCCGGGGACGTGGAAGCGCTCGCCGCGCTCATCCCGCGCGTCATGGAACTCGACCGCGCGGAGGCCAGGCGCCGCGCGGAACGGTTCTGTTCGCTGGGCCGCACCGCCGACGCGTACACGCGCCTGTACGAGGAGGTGGCGCGGTGATCGGCTACTACGTCCACCACCAGGGACGCGGACACCTGCACCGCGCGATTCGCATCGCGTCCCGCACGCCGGAACCGGTCACCCTCCTCTCCTCGCTGCCCCGGCCGGCCGCCTGGGCCGGTTCGTGGGTCTCCCTCCCCACGGACACCGCCGACGACCCGCTCGACCCCACGGCCCAGGGACGCCTGCACTGGGTGCCGCTGCACCACCCCGGGCACCGCGAACGCATGGGCATCATCGCGCAGTGGATCCGCCGCGAGAGCCCGTCCCTGTTCGTGAGCGACGTGTCCGTGGAGGCGGCGGCGCTGGCCCGCCTCATGGGGGTCCCCGTCGTCGTCACGGCCATGCGCGGCGACCGCAAGGACCCGGCCCACCGCCTCGGCTACGACCTCGCCGACGCGCTCCTGGCCCCCTGGCCGCACACGGTCCCGGAACCGGGCTGGCCACCCCACTGGCACGCCAAGACGATCCACACGGGCAGCATCTCCCGCTACGACGGACGACCTCGGCCACCGG from the Streptomyces venezuelae genome contains:
- a CDS encoding glycosyltransferase; translated protein: MLEGTPPPPASTREIRVASVPAGHVYVRHCSPAEPDGVLRLADPRPNGAPSTSARWWPPVMLQPEWVEAHHRDFDVFHLHFGFDAQSPDQLTALVDTLRAHDKPLVYTVHDLRNPHQPRPSAHDEALNVVIPAADRLITLTHGAAATISRRWGRAATVLPHPHVVELPLLDRTRPSRDRFRVGVHAKSLRPNMDVLPVVRVLADTVAGLPDAELQVNIHREVADPSSPAHAPHLLGELRDLDERGRLTLVVHDYFDDEQLWDYLTSLDLSVLPYRFGTHSGWLEACHDLGTAVAAPDCGFYAQQRPCHTYGHTQDNGLDEESLHKAVLAAHEQRPAPRAAVRHRTRERAGIAAAHRALYTDVLR
- a CDS encoding glycosyltransferase, which gives rise to MSGVRVALIASARHPITEPFAGGLEAHTWGLAHALTRRGHEVDLFAAPGSDPALGACELPVRHVVLSAAARSDASMPSTAWIEEHHAYLSLMLDLARDGEHRFDVVHNNSLHYLPVAMASALRIPVITTLHTPPTPWLESAIQSHDVCPVVFTAVSQYTASAWHPVVPAARVVRNGIDTDFWRSGPGGSDLVWSGRLVPEKGPHLAIRAARAAGVPLKLAGPVSDERYYEEEVAPLLGDGAEYVGHLDRHGLAELLAHSAAALVTPSWDEPYGLVVAEALACGTPVCGFDRGALAEILTPACGLLAPPGDVEALAALIPRVMELDRAEARRRAERFCSLGRTADAYTRLYEEVAR